In one Salipiger abyssi genomic region, the following are encoded:
- a CDS encoding DEAD/DEAH box helicase: MFDFDMLGLSPALNDALSRNGFKEPTPIQNQAIPLALEGHDVLGLAQTGTGKTLAFGLPLIDRLLQSPGKPAPKTVKALILAPTRELVNQIAESLKQLTDGTRIRVSTVVGGQSINRQINFLSRGTDILVATPGRLIDLMERRAVDLSSASYLVLDEADQMLDLGFIHALRKIAPALGTPRQTMLFSATMPKQMEELSAAYLTNPRKVQVSPPGKAADKITQSVHFLEKPAKPRKLREILSMDTDALTLVFARTKHGAEKLMKGLVADGFNAASIHGNKSQGQRDRAIKAFRDGTINVLVATDVAARGIDIPGVAYVVNYDLPEVPDNYVHRIGRTARAGREGEAIALCAPDEADLLRQIQRLMKIDIPVASGEAPEELTSGGGQGRRGGPSRRRGGGGGGKPGGFNKGAGGGAAKPGQARRRRPRRRAA, translated from the coding sequence TTGTTCGATTTCGACATGCTCGGCCTCTCGCCGGCGCTCAACGACGCCCTGAGCCGCAATGGTTTCAAGGAACCCACCCCGATCCAGAACCAGGCGATCCCGCTGGCGCTCGAAGGTCACGACGTGCTGGGCCTCGCCCAGACCGGCACCGGCAAGACGCTGGCCTTCGGTCTGCCGCTGATCGACCGGCTGCTGCAAAGCCCGGGCAAGCCCGCGCCCAAGACGGTCAAGGCGCTGATCCTGGCGCCCACCCGCGAGCTGGTGAACCAGATCGCCGAGAGCCTCAAGCAGCTCACCGACGGCACCCGCATCCGCGTCTCGACCGTGGTGGGCGGCCAGTCCATCAACCGGCAGATCAATTTCCTGTCGCGCGGCACCGATATTCTGGTGGCCACGCCGGGCCGGCTCATCGACCTGATGGAGCGGCGCGCGGTGGATCTGTCCTCCGCCAGCTATCTGGTGCTGGACGAGGCCGACCAGATGCTCGATCTCGGCTTTATCCACGCGCTGCGCAAGATCGCGCCGGCGCTGGGGACGCCGCGCCAGACCATGCTGTTCTCGGCCACCATGCCGAAGCAGATGGAAGAGCTGAGCGCCGCCTATCTCACCAACCCGCGCAAGGTGCAGGTCTCGCCTCCGGGCAAGGCCGCCGACAAGATCACCCAGTCGGTGCATTTCCTCGAAAAACCCGCCAAGCCGCGCAAGCTGCGCGAGATCCTGTCGATGGATACCGACGCGCTGACGCTGGTCTTTGCACGCACCAAGCACGGTGCCGAAAAGCTGATGAAGGGGCTGGTGGCCGACGGGTTCAACGCCGCCTCGATCCACGGCAACAAGAGCCAGGGCCAGCGTGACCGCGCCATCAAGGCGTTCCGCGACGGCACGATCAACGTGCTGGTGGCGACCGACGTGGCGGCACGCGGCATCGACATTCCGGGCGTGGCCTATGTGGTCAACTACGATCTGCCCGAGGTGCCGGACAACTATGTGCACCGCATCGGCCGTACCGCGCGCGCCGGGCGCGAAGGCGAGGCGATTGCGCTTTGCGCGCCGGACGAGGCGGATCTGCTGCGCCAGATCCAGCGCCTGATGAAGATCGACATCCCCGTGGCCAGCGGCGAGGCGCCCGAAGAGCTGACCTCCGGTGGCGGGCAGGGGCGCCGTGGCGGCCCGTCGCGTCGCCGTGGCGGCGGTGGCGGCGGCAAGCCGGGCGGGTTCAACAAGGGCGCCGGTGGCGGTGCCGCGAAACCCGGTCAGGCCCGGCGCCGGCGTCCGCGCCGCCGCGCTGCCTGA
- a CDS encoding helix-turn-helix domain-containing protein, which translates to MKNGSRSKLTQNPHAVREQREKNLEVAIGRQVRDLRKRQRMTGSELAQQTGLSVGMLSKIENGVISPSLNTLQALANALRVPLVQLFSGFEEPRGAMHVKAGQGVEIERAGTRAGHQYNLLGHIGSNNSGVVVEPYLITLNSDSDRFPAFQHEGIELIYMLDGVLDYRHGDQLYLLEPGDSLLFDSDAPHGPEGLVELPARYLSIITYPQAR; encoded by the coding sequence ATGAAGAACGGCTCCCGGTCGAAACTGACCCAGAACCCGCACGCCGTCCGCGAGCAGCGCGAAAAGAACCTCGAAGTGGCCATCGGGCGCCAGGTGCGCGATCTGCGCAAGCGCCAGCGCATGACCGGCTCGGAGCTGGCGCAGCAGACCGGCCTGTCTGTCGGCATGCTGTCAAAGATCGAGAACGGGGTGATCTCGCCCTCGCTCAACACGCTCCAGGCGCTGGCCAATGCGCTGCGGGTGCCGCTGGTGCAGCTTTTCTCCGGCTTCGAAGAGCCGCGCGGCGCGATGCATGTGAAGGCAGGCCAGGGGGTCGAGATCGAGCGCGCGGGCACGCGGGCGGGCCATCAGTACAACCTGCTGGGCCATATCGGGTCGAACAATTCCGGCGTGGTGGTGGAGCCCTATCTCATCACGCTCAACAGCGATTCCGACCGCTTCCCGGCGTTCCAGCACGAGGGGATCGAACTGATCTACATGCTCGACGGCGTGCTCGACTATCGCCATGGCGACCAGCTCTACCTGCTGGAGCCGGGCGACTCGCTGCTCTTCGATTCCGACGCCCCGCACGGGCCCGAGGGGCTGGTCGAGCTGCCGGCGCGCTACCTGTCGATCATCACCTATCCGCAGGCGCGCTGA
- a CDS encoding alpha/beta fold hydrolase has product MSAELTPYKVFEAGNVALQCGITLVGAKLAYATYGRLNAAKDNVIVYPTRYGGSHADNEFLLKPGMALDPEKYFIFVPNMLGNGISSSPSNTPIPLAGPDFPAITQYDNVLLQERLLREVFGIEQIRLAAGWSMGGQQAFHWAALFPDRVAAMACFCGQAITAGHTYVFLEGVRHALITDPAWMQGRYSEQPWRGMTAKGRVWAGWVLSQDWFRQELWRDMGYVSVEDYLKNVWDAMYYGLDANDMLSMIRTWQACDISANPLYNGDRKAALAAITARSIVMPCRTDFYFPPEDNAAEVAQMPNAELRVIDSVWGHYAGGGRNAPDTAFIDAALKELLA; this is encoded by the coding sequence ATGAGCGCGGAACTGACGCCCTACAAGGTCTTCGAGGCCGGAAACGTCGCGCTTCAATGCGGCATCACGCTGGTGGGCGCAAAGCTCGCCTATGCCACCTATGGCAGGCTGAACGCGGCAAAGGACAATGTGATCGTCTACCCCACCCGCTACGGCGGCAGCCATGCGGACAACGAGTTCCTGCTCAAACCGGGCATGGCGCTCGATCCGGAGAAATACTTCATCTTCGTGCCCAATATGCTGGGCAACGGCATCTCTTCCTCGCCCTCGAACACGCCGATCCCGCTGGCCGGGCCGGATTTCCCCGCGATCACCCAATACGACAATGTGCTCTTGCAGGAGCGGCTGCTGCGCGAGGTCTTCGGGATCGAGCAGATCCGCCTCGCCGCCGGCTGGTCCATGGGCGGGCAACAGGCGTTTCACTGGGCGGCGCTTTTCCCCGACCGGGTGGCCGCCATGGCGTGTTTCTGCGGTCAGGCGATCACCGCCGGGCACACCTATGTGTTTCTCGAAGGGGTCAGACACGCGCTGATCACCGATCCCGCCTGGATGCAGGGGCGCTACAGCGAACAACCCTGGCGCGGCATGACCGCCAAGGGCCGGGTCTGGGCCGGCTGGGTGCTGTCGCAGGACTGGTTCCGTCAGGAGCTGTGGCGCGACATGGGCTATGTCAGCGTCGAGGATTATCTCAAGAATGTCTGGGACGCGATGTATTACGGGCTCGACGCCAATGACATGCTGTCAATGATCCGCACCTGGCAGGCCTGCGACATCTCGGCGAACCCGCTTTACAATGGCGACCGCAAGGCGGCGCTGGCGGCGATCACCGCGAGATCCATCGTCATGCCCTGTCGCACCGATTTCTATTTCCCGCCCGAGGACAACGCGGCAGAGGTCGCGCAGATGCCCAATGCCGAGCTGCGGGTGATCGACAGCGTCTGGGGGCACTACGCCGGCGGCGGGCGCAACGCGCCGGACACCGCCTTCATCGACGCGGCACTGAAAGAGCTGCTGGCATGA
- a CDS encoding iron-containing alcohol dehydrogenase: MTLRANWSYPTAIRFGAGRIEELPEACRAAAISSPLLVTDRGLADLPITAQAMDILRRAGIDADLFADVDPNPTERNLGVGVVTFKQGRHDGVIAFGGGSGLDLGKLIAFMAGQTRPVWDFEDIGDWWTRADADAIAPIVAVPTTAGTGSEVGRAAVLTNAETHEKKILFHPGMLPAQVICDPALTVGMPPAITAGTGMDAFAHCLEAYCSPVYHPMADGIALEGMRLCKEYLLRAYRDGSDIEARAQMMTAAAAGATAFQKGLGAIHSLSHPIGAHYDTHHGTTNGVVMLPVLRFNRPAVEEKLSRAAAYLGLAPGFDGFYDFVAELIAGLDIPATLDALGVTDPDFGILCASALKDPTAGTNPVALNAENILPLYRSCFQD, from the coding sequence ATGACCCTGCGTGCCAACTGGTCCTATCCCACCGCCATCCGCTTCGGCGCCGGGCGCATCGAGGAACTGCCCGAGGCCTGCCGCGCCGCCGCGATCTCCAGTCCGCTGCTGGTCACCGACCGGGGGCTGGCGGATCTGCCGATCACCGCGCAGGCGATGGATATCCTCCGCCGCGCCGGGATCGACGCGGATCTCTTCGCCGATGTCGACCCGAACCCGACCGAGCGCAATCTCGGTGTGGGGGTGGTGACCTTCAAGCAGGGGCGGCATGACGGGGTGATCGCCTTCGGTGGCGGCTCGGGGCTGGATCTGGGCAAGCTCATCGCCTTCATGGCCGGGCAGACGCGCCCGGTCTGGGATTTCGAGGATATCGGCGACTGGTGGACCCGCGCCGATGCCGACGCCATCGCACCCATCGTGGCGGTGCCGACCACCGCCGGCACTGGCTCTGAAGTGGGCCGCGCGGCGGTGCTGACCAATGCCGAGACGCATGAGAAAAAGATCCTCTTCCACCCCGGAATGCTGCCCGCGCAGGTGATCTGCGACCCGGCGCTGACCGTGGGCATGCCGCCGGCGATCACCGCCGGCACCGGCATGGACGCCTTTGCCCATTGTCTGGAGGCCTATTGCTCGCCCGTCTATCACCCGATGGCCGACGGCATCGCGCTGGAGGGGATGCGGCTCTGCAAGGAATACCTTTTGCGCGCCTACAGGGATGGCAGCGATATCGAGGCGCGGGCGCAGATGATGACCGCCGCTGCCGCCGGCGCGACGGCCTTCCAGAAGGGGCTGGGCGCGATCCATTCGCTGAGCCACCCCATAGGGGCGCATTACGACACCCATCACGGCACCACCAATGGCGTGGTCATGCTGCCGGTGCTGCGCTTCAACCGCCCGGCGGTGGAGGAGAAACTGTCCCGCGCCGCCGCCTATCTCGGGCTGGCGCCGGGCTTCGATGGCTTCTACGATTTCGTGGCGGAGCTCATCGCCGGGCTGGATATTCCTGCCACGCTGGATGCGCTGGGTGTCACCGACCCGGATTTCGGTATACTCTGCGCCTCGGCGCTCAAGGATCCGACCGCGGGAACCAACCCGGTCGCGCTGAATGCCGAGAATATCCTGCCGCTCTACAGGAGCTGCTTTCAAGACTGA
- a CDS encoding class II glutamine amidotransferase: MCGIVGLFLKKEDLRPKLGDMLTDMLITMSDRGPDSAGIAIYGDDSDGLKVTVQSDTPESAFDGLDTALSEVLGGPVTMKVIDTHAVLTIPAGSRDAALDALGEKGLRVMGLGEAMEIYKEIGLPKDVAARFGLRGMAGSHGIGHTRMATESAVTTLGAHPFSTAEDQCLVHNGSLSNHNTMRRILTEKGFAPKTENDTEVAACYISSRIAEGANLGEALDGTLADLDGFFTFVMGTKTGFGVVRDPIACKPAVMAETDDYVAFGSEYRAFADLPGIETARIWEPEPATVYFWER, from the coding sequence ATGTGTGGCATCGTTGGGCTGTTCCTCAAGAAGGAAGACCTGCGCCCGAAGCTGGGCGACATGCTGACGGATATGCTGATCACCATGTCCGACCGGGGGCCGGATTCGGCGGGGATCGCGATCTATGGCGATGACAGCGACGGTCTCAAGGTGACCGTGCAGTCCGATACGCCGGAGAGCGCCTTTGACGGGCTCGATACTGCGCTTTCGGAGGTGCTGGGCGGGCCGGTCACCATGAAGGTGATCGACACCCATGCGGTGCTGACCATTCCCGCCGGCAGCCGCGACGCGGCGCTGGACGCGCTCGGGGAAAAGGGCCTGCGCGTGATGGGGCTCGGCGAGGCGATGGAGATCTACAAGGAGATCGGCCTGCCCAAGGACGTGGCCGCCCGCTTCGGCCTGCGCGGCATGGCCGGCAGCCATGGCATCGGCCACACCCGCATGGCCACCGAAAGCGCCGTCACCACGCTCGGCGCGCACCCGTTCTCCACCGCCGAGGATCAGTGCCTGGTGCATAACGGCTCGCTCTCGAACCACAACACCATGCGCCGGATCCTCACCGAAAAGGGCTTTGCGCCAAAGACCGAGAACGACACCGAGGTCGCCGCCTGCTACATCTCCTCGCGCATCGCCGAGGGCGCCAATCTGGGCGAGGCGCTGGACGGCACGCTGGCCGATCTCGACGGGTTCTTCACCTTTGTCATGGGCACCAAGACCGGCTTCGGCGTGGTCCGCGACCCCATCGCCTGCAAACCCGCGGTGATGGCCGAGACCGACGATTACGTCGCTTTCGGCAGCGAATACCGCGCCTTCGCCGATCTGCCCGGGATCGAGACCGCCCGCATCTGGGAACCCGAACCCGCCACCGTCTATTTCTGGGAGCGCTGA
- a CDS encoding DUF1989 domain-containing protein, which yields MGLPFESNTARSGVITPGLLHLPPGVERHPVPGGGSRAVEIFAGDEITLVDREGGQLAELVAFTPTGVGDPGLIGVTQTVAPDGLRAALSASPSGRGVAKALAQAGFDLGRARGVRLFGEGARAGDMAVLTAQGDGLLVVAAPGGPMEPQAQDTVTDLLLYIRRADPKTFRGAHRAPDPLADPLLDHNIRPGEAFVYEVPKGAFIQVLDVQGRECSDFQAFSARALDKGIEREVDPTATRSMTGTIYPRPGLHAKYWNVDFEPLVEIVQDTCGRHDTFGLACTARYYEDMGYPGHVNCTQNINAGLDPYGVRPRAGWPAINFFFNTLIDADHGIVTDEPWSRPGDYVLLRALTDLVCVSTACPDDIDPANGWNPTDIQLRTYGAGEDFRRSIGWRKRPEDDVEHTKETGFHASFAKHTRDFVEYNGYWLPNSFPGEGTLGEYWACRESVAIMDLSPLRKFEVTGPDAEKLLQHCVTRNMEKLAVGQVVYTAVCAEHGGMIDDGTVFRMTEHNFRWIGGCDGSGMFLREQAETLGLDAHVRSSTDQLCNVAVQGRNSRALLAEVFWTAPDRPSIEELGWFRFTVARIGGFDGVPVVISRTGYTGELGYEVFCHPRDAAAVFDAIWQAGQGYGLKPLGLAALDMLRIESGLAFAGHEFDDQTDPFEAGIGFTVPLKSKAADFVGRAALEERKAHPQRRLVGLEIDATTVPAHGDCVRLGRVQVGVITSATRSPVLSRTIALARVDIPYAETGTELEIGQLDGHQKRLAARVVPFPHFDPTKSRARGEYDA from the coding sequence ATGGGCCTGCCTTTCGAGAGCAACACGGCACGGTCGGGCGTGATCACGCCCGGCCTGCTGCATCTGCCGCCCGGGGTGGAGCGCCATCCGGTGCCCGGCGGCGGCTCGCGCGCGGTGGAGATCTTTGCCGGCGACGAGATCACGCTGGTGGACCGCGAGGGCGGGCAGCTGGCGGAACTGGTGGCCTTCACGCCCACCGGCGTCGGCGATCCGGGGCTGATCGGGGTGACGCAGACGGTGGCGCCCGACGGGCTGCGTGCCGCGCTGAGCGCCAGCCCCTCGGGGCGCGGGGTTGCCAAGGCTCTGGCGCAAGCCGGGTTCGATCTGGGCCGGGCGCGGGGCGTGCGGCTCTTTGGCGAGGGTGCGCGGGCGGGCGACATGGCGGTTCTCACGGCGCAGGGCGACGGGCTGCTTGTCGTGGCCGCGCCCGGCGGGCCGATGGAGCCGCAGGCGCAGGACACGGTGACCGACCTGCTGCTCTATATCCGCCGCGCCGATCCCAAGACCTTCAGGGGCGCGCATCGGGCGCCGGATCCGCTCGCCGACCCGCTGCTCGATCACAATATCCGGCCCGGCGAGGCCTTTGTCTACGAAGTGCCCAAGGGCGCCTTTATTCAGGTGCTCGACGTGCAGGGGCGCGAGTGCTCGGATTTTCAGGCCTTTTCCGCCCGCGCGCTCGACAAGGGCATCGAGCGCGAGGTCGATCCCACCGCCACCCGTTCGATGACCGGCACGATCTATCCGCGCCCCGGGCTGCACGCGAAATACTGGAATGTCGATTTCGAGCCGCTGGTCGAGATCGTGCAGGACACCTGCGGGCGGCACGACACGTTCGGGCTGGCCTGCACCGCGCGCTATTACGAGGACATGGGCTATCCCGGCCATGTCAACTGCACCCAGAACATCAACGCCGGGCTCGACCCCTATGGCGTGCGCCCGCGCGCCGGCTGGCCCGCGATCAACTTCTTCTTCAACACGCTGATCGACGCGGATCACGGCATCGTCACAGATGAGCCCTGGTCGCGCCCCGGCGATTACGTGCTGCTGCGGGCGCTGACCGATCTGGTCTGCGTCTCGACAGCCTGCCCCGACGATATCGACCCGGCCAATGGCTGGAACCCGACCGACATCCAGCTCCGCACCTATGGCGCGGGCGAAGACTTCCGCCGCTCCATCGGCTGGCGGAAACGACCGGAGGACGACGTGGAGCACACGAAGGAAACAGGCTTTCACGCCAGCTTCGCGAAACACACCCGCGATTTCGTGGAATATAACGGCTACTGGCTGCCGAACAGCTTTCCCGGAGAGGGCACGCTGGGCGAATACTGGGCCTGCCGCGAGTCCGTCGCGATCATGGATCTCTCGCCGCTGCGCAAGTTCGAGGTCACCGGCCCGGATGCGGAGAAACTGCTCCAGCATTGCGTGACGCGGAACATGGAAAAGCTGGCGGTGGGGCAGGTGGTCTATACCGCGGTCTGCGCCGAGCATGGCGGCATGATCGACGACGGCACCGTGTTTCGCATGACCGAGCATAATTTCCGCTGGATCGGCGGTTGCGACGGCTCGGGCATGTTCCTGCGCGAGCAGGCGGAAACGCTGGGGCTGGATGCGCATGTGCGCAGCTCGACCGATCAGCTCTGCAACGTCGCCGTGCAGGGGCGCAACAGCCGCGCGCTGCTGGCGGAGGTCTTCTGGACCGCGCCCGACCGCCCCAGCATCGAGGAGCTGGGCTGGTTCCGATTTACCGTTGCCCGGATCGGCGGGTTCGACGGGGTGCCGGTGGTGATCTCGCGCACCGGCTATACCGGCGAGCTGGGCTATGAGGTGTTCTGCCATCCCAGGGACGCGGCGGCGGTCTTCGATGCGATCTGGCAGGCGGGGCAGGGCTACGGGCTGAAACCGCTGGGGCTCGCCGCGCTCGACATGCTGCGGATCGAGAGCGGGCTGGCCTTTGCCGGGCACGAGTTCGACGACCAGACCGACCCGTTCGAGGCCGGCATCGGCTTTACCGTGCCGCTGAAATCGAAGGCGGCGGATTTCGTCGGGCGCGCCGCGCTGGAAGAGCGCAAGGCGCATCCGCAGCGCAGGCTCGTGGGGCTGGAGATCGACGCCACCACCGTGCCCGCGCATGGCGATTGCGTGCGGCTGGGGCGGGTGCAGGTGGGGGTGATCACCTCGGCCACGCGCTCGCCGGTGCTGTCCAGGACCATCGCGCTGGCGCGGGTCGATATACCTTATGCCGAGACCGGCACCGAGCTGGAGATCGGCCAGCTCGACGGGCATCAGAAACGTCTGGCGGCGCGCGTCGTGCCCTTTCCGCATTTCGACCCGACGAAATCGCGCGCCAGGGGCGAGTACGACGCATGA
- a CDS encoding NAD(P)-binding domain-containing protein, producing MKICIIGAGPSGLAQLRAFQSAKEKGEAIPEIVCYEKQKDWGGLWRYDWRTGVDEYGNPVHGSMYRYLWSNGPKEGLEFADYTFDEHFGKAIASYPPRAVLFDYIEGRVKKAGVRDWIQFSTVVRDVSFDEGTGLFTVTARNCETDTETAEQFDHVIVASGHFSFPNVPYYPGFESFNGRILHAHDFRDAREFEDKDILILGTSYSAEDIGSQCWKYGAKSITVSHRTAPMGFDWPDNWQEVPALERVEGKTAYFKDGTEKTVDAIILCTGYKHHFPFLPDDLRLKTANRLAATDLYKGVVWVKNPKMFYLGMQDQWFTFNMFDAQAWWVRDAILGRIALPDRAAMDADWQKRQADEDAYDSDHDAIVYQGDYVKELIAETDYPSFNVDGANEAFFQWKKHKKKAIMAFRDNGYTSPITGTVAPPHHTPWRHALDDSLESYLQLGTEAAE from the coding sequence ATGAAGATTTGCATCATCGGTGCCGGGCCGTCCGGACTGGCGCAATTGCGCGCCTTTCAATCGGCGAAGGAAAAGGGCGAGGCGATTCCCGAGATCGTCTGTTACGAGAAGCAGAAGGACTGGGGCGGGCTCTGGCGCTACGACTGGCGCACCGGCGTCGACGAGTACGGCAACCCGGTGCATGGCTCGATGTATCGCTACCTGTGGTCCAACGGCCCCAAGGAAGGGCTGGAATTCGCCGATTACACCTTTGACGAACATTTCGGGAAGGCCATCGCCAGCTACCCGCCGCGCGCCGTGCTCTTCGATTATATCGAGGGCCGGGTGAAAAAGGCGGGCGTGCGCGACTGGATCCAGTTCTCCACCGTGGTGCGCGATGTCTCCTTCGACGAGGGCACGGGGCTCTTTACCGTCACAGCGCGCAATTGCGAGACCGACACCGAGACCGCCGAGCAGTTCGACCACGTCATCGTCGCCTCGGGGCATTTCTCCTTTCCCAACGTGCCGTATTATCCCGGTTTCGAGAGCTTCAACGGCCGCATCCTGCACGCCCATGATTTCCGCGACGCGCGCGAGTTCGAGGACAAGGATATCCTGATCCTCGGCACCTCCTATTCCGCCGAGGATATCGGCTCGCAATGCTGGAAATACGGCGCCAAGTCGATCACGGTCTCGCATCGTACCGCGCCCATGGGCTTCGACTGGCCCGACAACTGGCAGGAAGTGCCGGCGCTGGAGCGGGTCGAGGGCAAGACCGCCTATTTCAAGGACGGCACCGAAAAGACCGTCGATGCGATCATTCTGTGCACCGGCTACAAGCACCATTTCCCCTTCCTGCCCGACGATCTGCGGCTGAAGACGGCGAACCGGCTGGCGGCGACCGATCTCTACAAGGGGGTGGTCTGGGTGAAGAACCCAAAGATGTTCTATCTCGGCATGCAGGACCAGTGGTTCACCTTCAACATGTTCGACGCCCAGGCCTGGTGGGTGCGCGACGCGATCCTCGGCAGGATCGCGCTGCCCGACCGCGCCGCGATGGATGCCGACTGGCAGAAGCGGCAGGCCGATGAGGACGCCTATGACAGCGATCACGACGCCATCGTCTATCAGGGCGATTACGTGAAAGAGCTGATCGCCGAGACCGATTACCCGAGCTTCAATGTGGACGGTGCCAACGAGGCGTTCTTTCAGTGGAAGAAACACAAGAAGAAGGCGATCATGGCGTTCCGCGACAATGGCTATACCTCGCCGATCACCGGCACGGTGGCGCCGCCGCATCACACGCCCTGGCGGCATGCGCTCGATGACAGCCTGGAAAGCTATCTCCAGCTCGGCACCGAGGCTGCCGAGTAA
- a CDS encoding GMC family oxidoreductase — MSHDVIIVGAGSAGCAVAERLSRDPACRVLLIEAGPAGRHPFISMPAGVAKAIASPRFNWHFETVPQRHMDGRRLYVPRGRVLGGSSAINAMVWVTGHASDYDHWEAQGCDGWGWASVKPVLDAVTEVMAPTLPESGNAAYAGFVDAGGQMGAPVAEAVDGQAEGFGLYRLNIAGGRRRSAAKAYLALAKGRPNLTLRTGVHVLGLTGNGTRIDGLRVAKGAGEERLSAGHVVLCAGAIGTPHLLMLSGIGPADALRSHGIDIRADLPGVGENLHDHLEVKVKHRMTEPLSLWDHAKFPNNLAVGAQWLLTGTGVGRQQGLEAGAFLRLANGDGPPDTQLHYINALAFDGATAEDRGHGFAIDVTQLQPESRGRLTLASGDPRDKPLIDPNYLAAEADRVALREGLKYLRDLCRQPALARFAGAELRPGPAVTSDAELDAVVRATADSIYHPVGTARMGRDALSVTDPETMGVHGVAGLSVADASVMPRITGGNTNAPSIVIGALGAEKIAARL, encoded by the coding sequence ATGAGCCACGATGTCATTATCGTCGGCGCGGGCAGCGCCGGCTGCGCCGTGGCCGAGCGTCTGTCGCGCGATCCGGCCTGCCGCGTGCTGCTCATCGAGGCCGGCCCCGCCGGGCGCCACCCGTTCATCTCCATGCCGGCGGGGGTGGCGAAGGCCATCGCCTCGCCGCGCTTCAACTGGCATTTCGAGACGGTGCCGCAGCGCCATATGGACGGGCGCCGGCTATACGTGCCGCGCGGGCGGGTGCTGGGCGGCTCCTCGGCGATCAATGCCATGGTCTGGGTCACCGGCCACGCCTCGGATTACGATCACTGGGAGGCGCAGGGCTGCGACGGCTGGGGCTGGGCGTCGGTGAAACCGGTGCTGGACGCGGTGACAGAGGTCATGGCCCCCACCCTGCCCGAAAGCGGCAATGCCGCCTATGCGGGCTTTGTCGATGCGGGCGGACAGATGGGCGCGCCGGTGGCGGAGGCGGTGGATGGGCAGGCCGAGGGGTTCGGGCTCTATCGGCTGAACATCGCGGGCGGCAGGCGGCGCAGCGCGGCAAAGGCCTATCTGGCGCTGGCAAAGGGCCGCCCCAACCTGACCTTGCGCACCGGGGTGCACGTGCTGGGGCTCACCGGGAACGGCACACGCATCGACGGGCTGCGCGTGGCGAAGGGCGCGGGAGAGGAGCGGCTCTCGGCGGGCCATGTGGTGCTCTGCGCCGGGGCCATCGGCACGCCGCATCTGCTGATGCTCTCCGGCATCGGCCCGGCCGACGCGCTGCGAAGCCACGGCATCGACATCCGCGCCGATCTGCCCGGCGTGGGCGAGAACCTGCACGATCATCTCGAGGTCAAGGTCAAGCACCGCATGACCGAGCCGCTCTCGCTCTGGGATCACGCGAAATTCCCCAACAACCTCGCGGTGGGGGCGCAATGGCTGCTCACCGGCACCGGCGTCGGGCGGCAGCAGGGGCTGGAGGCCGGCGCCTTCCTGCGGCTGGCGAATGGCGACGGCCCGCCCGACACGCAGCTGCATTACATCAACGCGCTGGCCTTCGACGGCGCCACGGCAGAGGATCGCGGCCACGGCTTTGCCATCGACGTGACGCAGCTCCAGCCGGAAAGCCGGGGGCGGCTGACGCTGGCCTCGGGCGATCCCCGTGACAAGCCGCTGATCGACCCGAATTATCTGGCTGCCGAGGCCGACCGCGTGGCGCTGCGCGAGGGGCTGAAATACCTGCGCGACCTCTGCCGGCAACCGGCCCTGGCACGCTTTGCCGGCGCGGAGCTGCGGCCCGGCCCGGCGGTCACATCGGATGCGGAGCTGGACGCGGTGGTGCGGGCGACAGCGGATTCGATCTATCACCCGGTGGGCACCGCGCGGATGGGGCGCGACGCGCTGTCGGTGACCGATCCGGAGACGATGGGCGTGCACGGGGTGGCGGGGCTGTCTGTGGCCGATGCCTCGGTGATGCCGCGCATCACCGGCGGCAACACCAACGCCCCCAGCATCGTGATCGGCGCGCTTGGTGCCGAAAAGATCGCGGCGCGGCTTTAG